The Hemibagrus wyckioides isolate EC202008001 linkage group LG12, SWU_Hwy_1.0, whole genome shotgun sequence genome includes a window with the following:
- the mpst gene encoding 3-mercaptopyruvate sulfurtransferase, whose product MAAQVKALVSTKWLAEAIKKKCVGPSLRILDASWYLPKLNRNAREEFTQRHIPGASFFDIDECCDRASPFDHMLPGDSEFADYVGELGVGNDTHVVVYDCSDFGSFAAPRVWWMFRFFGHRSVSVLNGGMKNWLHEGHPVTDVYSTPARAEFRAQGNAAWVKTYEDVLQNLTDRKFQLVDARVEGRFRGLEPEPREGTEPGHIPGSINMPFPSFLDSSGLERPVEELMEMFQVAGVDLQQPFCVTCGSGVTACHITLAAHLCGHPGVYLYDGSWSEWFSRAAPEHIVSEGKGKQQ is encoded by the exons ATGGCCGCTCAGGTGAAGGCTCTGGTGAGCACTAAGTGGTTAGCCGAGGCGATCAAAAAGAAATGCGTGGGACCGAGTTTGCGGATTCTGGATGCCTCGTGGTACTTACCGAAACTGAACCGGAATGCCCGTGAGGAGTTCACGCAGCGCCACATCCCAGGCGCGTCGTTCTTCGACATCGACGAGTGCTGCGACAGGGCGTCCCCGTTTGATCACATGCTGCCCGGGGACAGCGAGTTCGCCGACTACGTGGGAGAGCTGGGCGTCGGTAACGACACGCACGTGGTCGTGTACGACTGCAGCGACTTCGGCTCGTTCGCGGCGCCGCGCGTGTGGTGGATGTTCCGCTTCTTCGGTCACCGCTCCGTGTCCGTGCTGAACGGCGGGATGAAGAACTGGCTGCACGAGGGTCATCCGGTCACTGACGTGTACTCCACACCGGCGCGCGCGGAGTTCCGGGCCCAGGGGAACGCGGCGTGGGTCAAAACGTACGAAGACGTTCTGCAGAACCTCACTGACCGGAAGTTCCAACTCGTAGACGCGAGAGTGGAGGGACGCTTCCGGGGGCTCGAGCCTGAACCGCGCGAAG gcacaGAACCCGGTCACATCCCTGGCAGCATCAACATgccctttccttcctttctggaTTCCTCTGGTCTGGAGCGTCCAGTGGAGGAGCTGATGGAGATGTTCCAAGTTGCAGGCGTCGACCTTCAGCAGCCCTTCTGTGTGACGTGTGGTTCGGGGGTGACGGCGTGCCACATCACGCTCGCAGCACACCTGTGTGGACACCCGGGCGTGTATCTGTATGACGGCTCGTGGTCCGAGTGGTTCTCCAGGGCGGCACCGGAGCACATCGTCTCAGAGGGGAAAGGCAAACAACAGTGA
- the si:ch211-256m1.8 gene encoding uncharacterized protein si:ch211-256m1.8: MALLDYPVPDLDITLKEASRVLQLVLTPEEYTHYKSALTQQTEALKGIHKQLKSSISCHENWVTDQFKQRLLSSFDSLPTSTAIPSVLPPSKASGESVQLERATTLLWAVAKLYSEPWLVEGDVPTERTQQSEMFAASRLPGKHQDQIKVYPESLHAIVICQGGVFPIQIIQSCSESGKISPVPLLKLYTQLAHVIHLPTALTVQDPSTICGLSALNRQAWYAVREEILKAGSEAAGSLGVMDSAILALSLEDCSAPVDLANTLNVVRLGVGNSQCLRYYDKVVNMVVFKDGVAGMLFEHSALDGMVAGLVVGRVWKISESLTIEHIDRSDDTVSLPKPLQFPLGGIKLLDQPLYPLSEASNPIVTFEVSSYPDVFTTLRSHRGLYDAWINFALQLSLRQTLGESADRYIMVTPTHMRHYKHGRCDPTYSVTMLSRQLVTALESCIGPDDVPHYTRELFQQFHLAFMEHKKHIKATKSGSGVGPHLAVLRNGLSQDNPLKKFLDLFGCPSIYLTGSDLMEGVECAVGNVYATDQLAVTYLGKKDKVRIVLNAKGTFAGILGKLNQCLELNIKSVMLLAVRYAIAGQMEAIECLLGTEKERNGTAADGFTNNWNKLVDKQSPDSTLSGKSDFTLVIHGGAGEEMMMNNKVVRVIEFALHTALTLGAQVLTQGGSSLDAVQRSVTALEDCFLFNAGKGSVYNQNGQHELEASIVDGHKKNSGSVACLYNVKNPVKAARYVMDKSNHALLTGDGAQEFLQGLSEKEKPVKTDYFHTDIRYKELAGKLSGSTNNHPQTVGAVALDCWGKLAAATSTGGLVGKWKGRVGDTAIVGAGIYADDKLAVTCTGDGDAFLRQTVAHKVASLYNLKGYNLRQACREVIYEVLGAKCAGIIAVDHKGEAVVETNAGVMFVASMKSGIAQAEVFRPMMNFANVIWENDELVAYLHSEPWTPGTTILTRKALNGPNSIFHLTVPDYVAMFLEAQTVANLLCEKLGVYRCALMLRPQPDKPAFIKILPLYGLEPNWKAYLAREEEFHTHDPGCCSSKNGPRCEDEFLDQVQAKIKAQLPTPNAPSYYDFHGDPSHSELFSHIVRGEEQHWRVWEDNQHVAFLTPFPNTPGLTVLVPRKPLSSDIFRLGKNDYIALILAARKVAQLLEKGMGARGVALIFEGLEINYAHAKLIPIVTKPGEMPPTVPPQFCPIYPGYVTSLDGPPASADSLKKIHTKITKTTPPRTWENPKNHSILAIKSQWYRNLFQIQNTLFHSTVDYFSNKCKYSYALTPITTDTISSPMGLGSDSEPVFVNMLGQDVYLADSMQFVLEYFLRFQEGLPGTYYVSPSFRGEDPDATHLNQFYHVECELLGDMDAAISIAEGYVVHLTQAMLKNHSKIILSAAGTLSHAQDLLTSLEKPLPRVTLEQAIPMMPSSDCIEWVQDGQPQFGRKLTRKGEAVLIEKYGGAVWLTEMDHLSVPFYQAYVKGSSETKAKAADLLLWLGETVGLGERHCTPEMVQEALRHHAVPEESYKWYINMRKVIPLSTSGWGMGTERYLCWLLQHNDVRDMQIIPRMKAKKYLP; the protein is encoded by the exons ATGGCGCTTCTCGATTACCCCGTTCCCGACTTAGACATCACTTTGAAAGAAGCGAGCCGGGTGCTTCAGCTCGTCCTGACTCCAGAGGAGTACACCCACTATAAAAGTGCTCTTACTCAGCAAACAGAAGCTCTCAAGGGTATACACAAGCAGCTGAAATCCAGCATCTCCTGCCATGAGAACTGGGTGACCGATCAATTCAAACAGCGTCTCCTGTCCAGTTTCGACTCTCTGCCGACCTCCACAGCGATTCCCTCTGTGCTGCCTCCATCCAaagccagtggagagagtgtACAGCTTGAGAGGGCTACGACTCTGCTGTGGGCTGTAGCCAAACTGTACAGTGAGCCCTGGCTTGTTGAGGGAGATGTACCTACAGAACGCACGCAGCAGTCAGAGATGTTTGCTGCCAGTCGTTTACCAGGCAAACATCAGGATCAGATAAAG GTGTATCCAGAAAGCCTCCATGCCATCGTGATCTGCCAGGGAGGTGTATTCCCAATTCAGATTATACAGAGTTGTAGCGAATCAGGCAAGATCTCGCCTGTGCCACTTCTTAAACTCTACACCCAGTTAGCTCATGTAATCCATCTTCCAACTGCATTGACTGTTCAGGATCCTTCTACAATTTGTGGTCTGTCTGCTCTTAATCGTCAAGCATGGTACGCTGTTAGGGAGGAGATCCTGAAAGCTGGCAGTGAAGCAGCAGGATCACTTGGAGTGATGGATAGTGCTATTCTAGCTCTGTCACTGGAAGACTGCTCTGCACCTGTGGATCTGGCAAATACCCTCAATGTGGTCCGTTTGGGAGTTGGGAACAGCCAGTGTCTGAGGTACTATGACAAG GTGGTAAACATGGTGGTGTTCAAAGATGGTGTTGCGGGCATGCTATTTGAACACAGTGCCCTGGATGGCATGGTGGCTGGCCTTGTGGTTGGACGTGTATGGAAAATTTCAGAGTCTCTAACTATTGAGCATATAGACAGATCAGATGATACCGTTTCCCTCCCAAAACCTCTCCAGTTCCCACTAGGAGGTATTAAACTGCTGGATCAACCACTTTACCCCCTTTCAGAAGCAAGTAACCCCATTGTTACTTTTGAAGTTTCATCTTACCCAGATGTTTTCACAACTCTAAGGAGTCACAGAGGATTATATGATGCATGGATCAATTTTGCATTGCAGCTCTCTCTGAGGCAAACTCTTGGAGAATCAGCTGATCGGTACATCATGGTGACCCCTACTCATATGCGACACTACAAACATGGTCGCTGTGATCCCACATATTCAGTCACAATGCTGTCTCGTCAGCTAGTTACAGCCCTGGAGTCCTGCATTGGGCCAGATGATGTCCCTCACTATACCAGAGAGCTTTTTCAACAGTTCCACTTAGCATTCATGGAGCACAAAAAACATATCAAAGCTACCAAAAGTGGTAGCGGTGTAGGACCTCATTTAGCTGTCTTGCGCAATGGTCTATCTCAAGACAACCCGCTTAAGAAATTTCTAGATCTTTTTGGATGCCCCTCCATCTACCTAACTGGTTCAGATCTGATGGAAGGTGTTGAATGTGCTGTTGGCAATGTCTATGCAACTGACCAGCTAGCTGTTACATATCTTGGCAAGAAGGACAAGGTCCGAATTGTGCTGAATGCAAAGGGAACATTTGCTGGCATCTTAGGAAAACTCAACCAGTGTCTTGAGTTAAATATAAAGTCAGTGATGCTTCTTGCAGTAAGGTATGCAATTGCTGGGCAGATGGAGGCCATTGAATGCCTTCTGGgaactgagaaagaaagaaatggcacAGCAGCAGATGGGTTCACAAATAATTGGAATAAATTGGTGGACAAACAATCTCCAGACTCTACTTTATCAGGAAAGTCAGATTTCACTCTGGTCATTCATGGTGGAGCAGGGGAGGAAATGATGATGAACAATAAGGTGGTCAGGGTTATTGAATTTGCCCTTCACACAGCACTTACACTGGGAGCGCAAGTGCTAACCCAGGGAGGCAGCAGTCTGGATGCAGTGCAGCGAAGTGTCACTGCTTTAGAAGACTGTTTCTTATTTAATGCAGGCAAGGGCTCTGTGTACAACCAAAATGGCCAGCATGAGTTGGAGGCTTCCATTGTGGATGGCCACAAAAAGAACTCGGGGTCAGTGGCTTGCTTGTACAATGTAAAGAACCCAGTGAAAGCAGCCCGTTATGTCATGGATAAGAGCAACCATGCATTACTAACTGGAGATGGTGCTCAGGAGTTTTTGCAGGGTCtctcagaaaaagaaaagccagTGAAAACAGACTACTTTCACACTGACATCAGATATAAGGAACTTGCAGGGAAACTCAGTGGAAGTACAAACAACCATCCTCAAACTGTAGGTGCAGTTGCTCTGGATTGTTGGGGCAAGCTAGCAGCAGCCACATCCACAGGGGGCTTAGTAGGCAAGTGGAAAGGTAGAGTTGGAGACACAGCGATTGTCGGAGCTGGAATATATGCTGATGATAAACTTGCTGTTACATGCACTGGTGATGGTGACGCATTCTTACGTCAAACAGTTGCTCATAAAGTAGCTAGTCTCTATAACCTCAAAGGGTACAATCTGAGACAAGCCTGTCGAGAAGTAATTTATGAGGTTCTGGGTGCAAAATGTGCCGGAATCATTGCTGTTGACCACAAAGGTGAAGCTGTAGTTGAGACAAATGCTGGGGTAATGTTTGTTGCATCAATGAAAAGTGGTATTGCTCAAGCTGAAGTCTTCAGACCTATGATGAACTTCGCAAATGTAATTTGGGAAAATGATGAACTAGTAGCTTATTTGCATTCTGAACCCTGGACCCCAGGAACAACCATTCTAACCCGAAAAGCCTTAAATGGGCCAAACAGTATTTTTCACTTAACAGTGCCTGACTATGTGGCAATGTTTTTAGAGGCACAAACAGTTGCTAACTTGCTTTGTGAGAAACTAGGAGTGTACAGATGTGCTCTTATGCTTAGACCCCAACCAGACAAGCCTGCTTTTATCAAAATCCTGCCTCTTTATGGCCTAGAACCCAACTGGAAGGCTTATCTTGCCAGGGAAGAAGAATTCCACACACACGACCCTGGCTGCTGTAGTTCAAAGAATGGCCCACGTTGTGAGGATGAATTCCTTGACCAAGTCCAAGCAAAGATCAAGGCTCAGCTCCCAACACCCAATGCTCCATCTTACTATGATTTCCATGGAGATCCATCTCACAGTGAACTTTTTTCACACATTGTGAGAGGGGAGGAGCAACACTGGCGTGTGTGGGAAGATAATCAACATGTAGCCTTTCTTACCCCATTCCCCAACACACCTGGCCTTACAGTTCTGGTTCCAAGAAAACCTCTATCAAGTGACATCTTCCGTCTTGGCAAGAACGACTACATAGCCCTCATCTTGGCCGCACGGAAAGTTGCCCAACTTCTGGAAAAGGGAATGGGGGCTAGAGGTGTAGCCCTCATATTTGAAGGTTTGGAAATAAACTATGCCCATGCCAAGTTGATTCCAATTGTCACAAAACCAGGTGAAATGCCTCCCACTGTGCCTCCTCAGTTCTGCCCAATCTATCCTGGGTATGTCACATCTCTCGATGGTCCTCCAGCAAGTGCAGATTCTCTTAAAAAGATCCACACAAAAATCACAAAGACAACTCCACCCCGAACTTGGGAAAACCCTAAAAACCACTCCATATTAGCCATTAAGAGCCAATGGTACCGCAATCTCTTTCAGATCCAAAATACTCTATTCCACAGTACAGTTGATTACTTTAGTAACAAATGCAAGTACTCATATGCACTGACACCAATCACAACTGACACCATTTCTTCACCAATGGGTCTAGGGTCTGACTCTGAGCCTGTTTTTGTCAATATGCTTGGCCAAGATGTGTACTTGGCTGACTCCATGCAATTTGTCCTAGAATACTTCTTACGATTTCAAGAGGGGCTTCCAGGGACATACTATGTCTCCCCCAGTTTTCGAGGAGAGGACCCTGATGCTACTCATTTGAATCAGTTTTACCATGTTGAGTGTGAGCTGCTTGGTGACATGGATGCAGCTATTAGCATCGCAGAAGGCTATGTGGTCCACTTGACACAGGCAATGTTAAAAAATCACTCAAAGATCATCCTAAGTGCAGCAGGAACGCTGTCTCATGCACAGGATCTGTTGACGAGTTTGGAGAAACCACTCCCAAGGGTGACTCTGGAACAAGCTATTCCAATGATGCCATCCTCTGACTGTATTGAATGGGTACAAGATGGGCAGCCTCAGTTTGGCAGAAAGCTTACTCGCAAAGGAGAAGCAGTCTTGATTGAAAAGTATGGCGGTGCTGTTTGGTTGACAGAAATGGATCACCTCAGTGTACCTTTCTACCAAGCTTATGTTAAAGGCTCTAGTGAAACCAAAGCAAAGGCAGCTGATTTGCTCTTGTGGTTGGGGGAGACAGTAGGGCTTGGGGAACGGCACTGCACCCCCGAGATGGTTCAAGAAGCCCTACGACACCATGCAGTGCCAGAGGAATCATATAAATGGTACATCAACATGAGGAAAGTCATACCTTTGTCAACAAGTGGTTGGGGCATGGGTACAGAAAGGTACCTGTGTTGGCTACTGCAGCACAATGATGTTAGAGACATGCAGATCATCCCCCGAATGAAAGCCAAGAAATACCTGCCTTAA